A genome region from Sphingomonas sp. BGYR3 includes the following:
- a CDS encoding TIGR02281 family clan AA aspartic protease translates to MTEGQVLAMISSIAILVLAASSLIARRAEASLMLKSVLGWLAIGAVIAVGVAFKSEISWFFNDIGARLGMADQRVEGGSVRIPKSGDGHFYALVRINGVERSMLVDTGATTTGLSMETAKAAGIELSDRGPFTQVSTANGMVMAREVRIGRFQLGDLETEDLGALVAPNFGDKEVLGMNFLSRLNGWRVEGNDLVLEGGN, encoded by the coding sequence ATGACGGAGGGACAGGTGCTGGCGATGATTTCGTCGATCGCCATCCTGGTTCTGGCCGCGTCATCCCTGATCGCCCGGCGGGCTGAGGCGTCGCTGATGCTGAAATCCGTGCTTGGCTGGCTGGCGATCGGTGCAGTGATTGCTGTTGGGGTGGCATTCAAGTCCGAGATTTCATGGTTTTTCAACGATATCGGCGCAAGACTTGGCATGGCGGATCAGCGTGTCGAGGGCGGCAGTGTTCGCATCCCCAAATCCGGTGATGGCCATTTTTACGCGTTGGTGCGGATCAACGGGGTCGAACGTTCGATGTTGGTCGATACCGGCGCAACGACCACCGGTCTGTCGATGGAAACCGCAAAGGCGGCCGGGATCGAATTGTCGGATCGCGGACCCTTTACCCAGGTATCGACGGCCAACGGCATGGTGATGGCGCGCGAGGTGCGGATCGGCCGGTTTCAGCTCGGTGATCTGGAAACCGAAGACCTCGGTGCGCTGGTCGCGCCGAACTTTGGCGATAAAGAAGTGCTCGGCATGAACTTTCTGTCGCGCTTGAACGGTTGGCGGGTTGAAGGCAACGACCTGGTGCTTGAGGGGGGAAACTGA
- a CDS encoding MBL fold metallo-hydrolase, with the protein MKIRILGCGTSSGVPRIGNDWGDCDPDNPRNRRLRQSAIVSTQTTRILIDTGPDMREQLLAAAVETVDAVIWTHAHADHCHGIDDLRQMMHALGRPVRGLARPFAAEQIQTRFDYIFHGRAGYRPSATMETLPDRLTIGDIEIAVVDQPHGGITSAGLCFTGPDGGTVGYSTDCNALTEGMAATFAGIDLWVVDALRREPHPTHAHLAETLGWIERCAIARAVLIHLDQSMDYATLCRDLPHGVVPGYDGMELAV; encoded by the coding sequence GTGAAGATCCGCATCCTGGGGTGCGGCACGTCGTCGGGCGTGCCGCGGATCGGGAATGACTGGGGCGATTGCGATCCCGACAATCCGCGCAATCGCCGGCTTCGCCAGTCGGCAATCGTCAGCACGCAAACCACCCGCATCCTGATCGATACCGGTCCGGACATGCGGGAACAGCTGCTCGCCGCTGCGGTAGAAACCGTGGATGCCGTGATCTGGACCCACGCCCATGCCGATCATTGCCACGGCATCGATGATCTTCGCCAGATGATGCATGCCCTTGGCCGCCCGGTCCGCGGCCTTGCCCGGCCCTTTGCAGCCGAGCAGATCCAGACGCGGTTCGATTACATCTTTCACGGCCGGGCCGGCTATCGGCCCAGTGCGACGATGGAAACCTTGCCCGACCGGCTGACCATCGGGGATATCGAGATTGCGGTGGTGGATCAGCCGCATGGCGGCATCACCAGTGCTGGCCTTTGCTTTACCGGCCCGGATGGCGGCACCGTCGGATATTCGACCGATTGCAACGCGCTGACCGAAGGCATGGCCGCGACCTTTGCCGGGATCGACCTCTGGGTTGTCGATGCGCTGCGCCGGGAACCGCATCCGACCCATGCCCATCTGGCCGAAACGCTTGGCTGGATCGAGCGATGCGCCATTGCCCGCGCCGTGCTGATCCATCTGGACCAGAGCATGGATTATGCGACACTCTGTCGGGATCTGCCCCATGGCGTCGTGCCAGGGTATGACGGAATGGAGCTGGCCGTATGA
- a CDS encoding TatD family hydrolase, protein MKLADSHCHLNYKGLAEDQAAVIARARETGVVAMLNISTREREWDDVLAVAEREADVWATVGIHPHEADSHPDVDTDKLIARAAHPRVVGIGETGLDYYYDHSDRDRQKSSFRSHLAACRQTGLPVVVHTRDAEADTAAILRDELGQGAFPGVIHCFTASADFARTALDLGFYISISGIVTFKNARDLQETAAWLPEDRLLIETDAPFLAPVPHRGKTGEPAFVADTCRFLAGLRGVDPEALAERTRANFHTLFAKTVDA, encoded by the coding sequence GTGAAGCTGGCCGACAGCCATTGCCACCTGAACTACAAGGGACTGGCCGAGGATCAGGCCGCGGTGATCGCGCGCGCGCGCGAAACGGGCGTCGTTGCGATGCTCAACATCTCGACCCGCGAACGCGAATGGGACGATGTGCTGGCGGTCGCGGAGCGGGAGGCCGACGTCTGGGCGACGGTCGGCATCCACCCGCATGAGGCGGACAGCCACCCGGACGTGGACACCGACAAGCTGATTGCCCGCGCCGCGCATCCGCGCGTCGTCGGCATCGGCGAAACCGGGCTCGACTATTATTATGACCATAGCGACCGGGATCGGCAGAAATCCTCGTTCCGGTCGCATCTGGCGGCGTGCCGTCAGACCGGCCTGCCCGTCGTGGTGCACACCCGCGATGCGGAGGCGGATACGGCGGCGATCCTGCGCGATGAACTGGGGCAGGGGGCGTTTCCCGGCGTGATCCATTGCTTCACCGCCAGCGCCGATTTTGCCCGCACGGCGCTGGACCTTGGCTTTTACATCTCGATTTCGGGGATCGTGACGTTCAAGAACGCCCGCGATCTTCAGGAAACAGCCGCATGGTTGCCGGAGGATCGCCTGCTCATCGAAACGGATGCACCGTTTCTGGCGCCGGTGCCGCATCGCGGAAAGACGGGGGAGCCGGCCTTTGTCGCCGATACCTGCCGCTTTCTGGCCGGATTGCGCGGCGTTGACCCGGAAGCGTTGGCCGAGCGGACGCGGGCGAATTTCCATACCCTCTTTGCAAAGACGGTTGACGCGTGA
- the metG gene encoding methionine--tRNA ligase, producing the protein MSDPYYITTAIHYPNGRPHIGHAYEMIAADAIARFHRQAGRDVRFQTGTDEHGLKMVQTARKADKETRAFADEMSSYFIEMADKLHISHDRFIRTVEPDHHRASQAIWQAMADAGDLYLDRYEGWYSVRDEAFYEEKELTEGEGGIKLSPQGTPVEWTAEETWFFRLSNYQQPLLDFYAANPEFIRPEGRCNEILRFVEGGLVDLSVSRTSFDWGVAVPGSPGHVMYVWVDALTNYLTGAGYPDAPQGDRYWPADLHLIGKDIVRFHAVYWPAFLMSARLPLPKQVFGHGFLLNRGEKMSKSTGNVVDPIALADLVGVDALRYFLLRDISFGQDGTFSDEAIATRANADLSNSFGNLAQRTLSFIAKNLDGALPEPGRADPADAALIAEVRAGCARFRQQFEELSIAQALESWMSAVFLCNAYIDAQAPWALRKTDPERMHAVLGTLVRVIGDLAVHIAPVVPASAARLLAQIGIEDLSFASAQDHGWYDRLAAQGFRIAPPTPIFPRIVLDVPETAA; encoded by the coding sequence ATGAGCGACCCATATTACATCACCACGGCGATCCATTATCCCAATGGCCGGCCGCATATCGGCCATGCCTATGAAATGATCGCGGCGGACGCGATCGCCCGCTTTCATCGCCAGGCAGGGCGCGATGTGCGATTTCAGACCGGCACCGACGAGCATGGCCTGAAAATGGTGCAGACCGCGCGCAAGGCGGACAAGGAAACGCGGGCGTTTGCCGATGAAATGTCGTCTTATTTCATTGAAATGGCGGACAAACTTCACATCAGCCATGATCGTTTCATCCGCACCGTCGAACCGGATCACCACCGCGCCAGCCAGGCGATCTGGCAAGCGATGGCCGATGCAGGCGACCTGTATCTCGATCGCTATGAGGGGTGGTATTCGGTCCGCGACGAAGCGTTTTACGAGGAAAAGGAGCTGACCGAGGGGGAGGGCGGCATAAAGCTGTCCCCACAGGGTACGCCGGTAGAATGGACCGCAGAGGAAACCTGGTTCTTTCGCCTGTCCAATTATCAGCAGCCGCTGCTCGATTTTTATGCCGCCAACCCGGAGTTCATTCGCCCGGAAGGGCGTTGCAACGAAATCCTGCGCTTTGTCGAAGGAGGCCTGGTCGACCTGTCGGTTAGCCGCACCAGCTTTGACTGGGGCGTGGCCGTGCCGGGCAGCCCGGGCCATGTCATGTATGTCTGGGTCGATGCGCTGACCAATTACCTGACCGGAGCCGGCTATCCCGATGCGCCGCAGGGCGACCGATACTGGCCCGCCGACCTGCACCTGATCGGCAAGGATATCGTCCGCTTTCATGCCGTTTATTGGCCCGCCTTTCTGATGTCGGCCAGGCTGCCGTTGCCGAAACAGGTGTTCGGGCACGGGTTCCTGCTGAACCGCGGCGAGAAGATGTCGAAATCCACCGGCAATGTCGTCGATCCGATCGCGCTTGCCGACCTGGTCGGGGTGGATGCCCTGCGCTACTTCCTGCTGCGCGATATCAGCTTCGGTCAGGACGGGACGTTCAGCGACGAGGCAATTGCGACGCGCGCCAATGCAGATCTGTCCAACAGCTTCGGCAATCTGGCCCAGCGCACGCTGAGCTTCATTGCCAAGAACCTGGATGGCGCGCTTCCCGAACCGGGTCGCGCCGATCCGGCCGACGCCGCGCTGATCGCCGAAGTACGTGCCGGGTGCGCCCGGTTCCGTCAGCAATTCGAAGAATTGTCGATTGCTCAGGCACTGGAAAGCTGGATGAGCGCCGTGTTCCTCTGCAACGCCTATATCGACGCTCAGGCCCCCTGGGCATTGCGCAAGACCGATCCGGAACGGATGCACGCCGTGCTGGGCACGCTGGTCCGCGTCATCGGCGATCTTGCCGTGCATATCGCACCGGTTGTTCCCGCATCGGCCGCCCGGCTGCTGGCACAGATCGGGATCGAGGATCTGAGCTTCGCCAGTGCGCAGGATCATGGCTGGTACGACCGGCTGGCAGCGCAAGGCTTTCGCATCGCGCCGCCGACTCCCATCTTTCCGCGTATCGTCCTGGACGTGCCGGAGACTGCTGCGTGA
- a CDS encoding DNA polymerase III subunit delta': MTSLVGNRPAREAFFDAARGGSLHHAWLIAGPEGVGKASFATHAAARLLAASGWGMALADEPLAEDHPVARQMAAAAYPDFRLLARLPKDPEKPDVDIARSITVDQVRALGPMLSTRPSMGDRRVILIDAVDDLAREGANALLKSLEEPPAGTIFLLISHAPGRLLPTIRSRCRLLRFDPLSDAEMGVVIDRALPDLNAEDRRALIAAGAGSPGRAIAYAHLDMAELERAFAKLLSDGDGDNRIRLHLAKALSGKAAQERYEAFLARAPSVVADHARHRRGEPLRLALDAYARVRAIASVAVPQSFDAGATVFEIASILAGLALDNRQVA; encoded by the coding sequence ATGACGTCACTGGTCGGCAATCGACCGGCGCGCGAAGCCTTTTTCGATGCGGCGCGTGGCGGATCGCTGCACCATGCCTGGCTGATCGCGGGACCGGAGGGGGTGGGCAAGGCCAGCTTTGCCACCCATGCCGCCGCCCGGCTGCTCGCCGCCAGCGGATGGGGCATGGCACTGGCGGACGAACCGCTGGCTGAGGATCATCCCGTGGCGCGGCAGATGGCGGCCGCCGCCTACCCCGATTTTCGTCTGCTGGCCCGCCTGCCCAAGGATCCCGAAAAGCCGGACGTCGATATCGCCCGGTCGATCACCGTCGATCAGGTGCGGGCGCTTGGCCCGATGCTGTCGACGCGGCCCAGCATGGGCGATCGGCGGGTTATCCTGATCGACGCGGTCGACGATCTGGCGCGGGAAGGGGCCAATGCCCTGCTGAAAAGTCTGGAGGAGCCGCCTGCGGGCACGATCTTTCTGCTGATCAGCCATGCGCCGGGCCGGTTGCTGCCGACCATCCGGTCGCGCTGCCGCCTGTTGCGGTTCGATCCGCTGAGCGATGCGGAAATGGGCGTTGTCATCGACCGTGCCTTGCCGGACCTGAATGCGGAGGACCGCCGCGCCCTGATTGCCGCGGGTGCCGGATCGCCGGGGCGGGCGATTGCCTATGCCCATCTGGACATGGCCGAGCTGGAGCGTGCCTTTGCCAAGCTGCTGTCGGATGGCGATGGCGATAATCGCATCCGGCTGCACCTGGCCAAGGCGCTGTCGGGCAAGGCGGCGCAGGAACGGTATGAGGCGTTTCTGGCGCGTGCGCCGTCGGTCGTGGCCGATCATGCCCGGCATCGACGTGGGGAGCCGCTGCGGCTGGCACTGGATGCCTATGCGCGGGTGCGCGCCATTGCATCGGTCGCCGTGCCGCAATCCTTTGATGCAGGGGCGACAGTGTTTGAGATCGCCAGCATCCTGGCTGGATTGGCGCTGGACAACCGACAGGTCGCCTGA
- the tmk gene encoding dTMP kinase: MQPGVFISLEGGEGVGKSTQARLLVAAIEAAGRRVLLTREPGGSAGGEAIRALLMQGDVGRWSARAETLLFAAARADHVERVIRPALATGTVVICDRFIDSTRAYQGAQGMDDAAILALHAFGSEGLMPDRTLLLHLAGHTGMARAKARDGGIADRFGARDTDFHRAVAAQFERMAAADPDRFRSIEASGTPEAVHQRVLSAITDLLDRPGELAP, encoded by the coding sequence ATGCAGCCGGGCGTCTTCATCTCGCTGGAAGGCGGGGAGGGGGTGGGCAAATCCACCCAGGCCCGGCTGCTGGTCGCCGCGATCGAGGCGGCGGGCCGCCGCGTCCTGCTGACCCGTGAACCGGGCGGCAGTGCGGGCGGTGAGGCGATCCGCGCCCTGTTGATGCAGGGCGATGTCGGGCGGTGGAGCGCGCGCGCCGAAACGCTGTTGTTCGCCGCGGCCCGGGCCGATCATGTCGAACGGGTGATCCGCCCGGCACTGGCCACCGGAACGGTCGTCATCTGCGACCGGTTCATCGATTCGACCCGCGCCTATCAGGGGGCGCAGGGCATGGACGATGCCGCGATCCTGGCGCTGCACGCGTTCGGCAGCGAAGGGCTGATGCCGGATCGCACGCTGCTGCTGCATCTTGCCGGACATACGGGCATGGCGCGGGCCAAGGCGCGCGATGGCGGCATTGCCGACCGGTTTGGTGCGCGCGATACCGATTTCCACCGGGCCGTGGCGGCCCAGTTCGAACGGATGGCCGCGGCCGATCCCGACCGGTTCAGGTCCATCGAAGCGTCCGGCACGCCAGAGGCCGTGCATCAGCGCGTTCTGAGCGCCATCACGGATCTGCTCGACCGGCCGGGCGAACTGGCACCATGA
- a CDS encoding D-alanyl-D-alanine carboxypeptidase family protein encodes MKRLILPSLLLIAVTAPAPAQTPPFETPAPVAYLVDLSSGATLYAKDADRRMPPASMAKIMTAYVAFDLIKKGELSLDKKIEVRPETWRKWHSQGSTMFLAVGEQPTVADLLDGIITLSGNDACVVLAEGIAGTEEAFVALMNARAKEIGLTGSQFGNSNGWPDEGRTYTTARDLAKLATATIERYPDLYKRFYSKPDFTWGKQLGSGNAITQANRDPLLGRVRGADGLKTGHTEEAGYGFTGSADQDGRRLVMVMAGLTGFNQRIEESVRFMQWGFRAWQARPLVAKGRRVTTAEVQMGSAAEVGLVAPRNLTLTVPAGTSPKFQGKVVYDGPIKAPIKAGDHVADLVVTLPGGQTQTLPLVAEADVAEAGFFGRIWAGLMSLFA; translated from the coding sequence ATGAAGCGTCTGATCCTGCCCAGCCTGCTCCTGATTGCCGTTACTGCCCCTGCGCCCGCGCAGACGCCGCCGTTCGAAACGCCCGCGCCGGTCGCCTATCTGGTCGACCTGTCCTCTGGCGCGACGCTGTATGCCAAGGACGCGGATCGCCGGATGCCCCCGGCGTCCATGGCCAAGATCATGACGGCCTATGTCGCGTTCGACCTGATTAAGAAGGGCGAACTGAGCCTGGACAAGAAGATCGAGGTGCGCCCGGAAACCTGGCGGAAGTGGCATTCGCAGGGGTCGACCATGTTCCTGGCGGTGGGCGAACAGCCAACCGTCGCCGATCTGCTGGACGGCATCATCACGCTGTCGGGCAATGATGCCTGTGTCGTGCTGGCCGAGGGGATTGCGGGCACCGAAGAGGCGTTCGTCGCCCTGATGAACGCGCGGGCCAAGGAAATCGGGTTGACCGGCAGTCAGTTCGGCAATTCCAATGGCTGGCCGGACGAAGGGCGGACCTACACCACGGCACGCGATCTGGCGAAGCTGGCCACCGCCACGATCGAGCGGTATCCCGACCTTTACAAGCGGTTCTATTCGAAGCCCGATTTCACCTGGGGCAAGCAGCTGGGGTCCGGCAATGCCATCACCCAGGCCAATCGCGACCCCCTTCTCGGCCGCGTCCGCGGTGCGGACGGATTGAAGACGGGCCATACCGAAGAGGCCGGCTATGGCTTTACAGGGTCAGCGGATCAGGATGGTCGGCGGCTGGTCATGGTGATGGCCGGCCTTACCGGCTTTAATCAGCGGATCGAGGAATCGGTGCGCTTCATGCAGTGGGGCTTTCGCGCATGGCAGGCTCGGCCGCTAGTCGCAAAAGGTCGCCGCGTGACGACTGCCGAGGTGCAGATGGGCAGTGCGGCCGAGGTCGGCCTGGTCGCCCCGCGCAACCTGACGCTGACCGTCCCGGCGGGCACCAGCCCCAAGTTTCAGGGCAAGGTGGTCTATGACGGGCCGATCAAGGCGCCGATCAAGGCGGGTGACCATGTCGCCGATCTGGTCGTGACGCTGCCCGGCGGACAGACGCAGACGCTGCCGCTGGTGGCAGAGGCGGATGTGGCCGAAGCCGGCTTTTTCGGCCGCATCTGGGCCGGATTGATGTCGTTGTTCGCCTGA